The following coding sequences lie in one Capsicum annuum cultivar UCD-10X-F1 chromosome 5, UCD10Xv1.1, whole genome shotgun sequence genomic window:
- the LOC107870380 gene encoding uncharacterized protein LOC107870380 isoform X1, with amino-acid sequence MEKDWSFLEYLDSSEEHKQKIDKIIAAGEITETSKVLIAISSNEFVDRVVDLSNFMQLFVVHGSIFMLACIKEKYDMVKCWQGELIYVPEKWTPFDVVFLYFLPALPFELCQILEALRKRCLPGARVVISHPQGRQVVEEQQKKIARCGCF; translated from the exons ATGGAAAAAGACTGGTCATTTCTTGAGTATCTAGATTCCAGCGAAGAGCATAAGCAAAAAATTGATAAGATCATAGCAGCAGGAGAGATTACGGAGACTTCTAAGGTTCTGATTGCAATTAGTTCTAATGAATTTGTTGATAGAGTAGTTGATCTATCGAATTTCATGCAATTATTTGTCGTTCATGGCTCCATTTTCATGTTAGCGTGCATCAAGGAAAAATATGACATGGTTAAGTGCTGGCAAGGAGAACTGATATACGTACCAGAGAAGTGGACACCTTTTGATGTTGTTTTTCTCTACTTCCTTCCTGCATTGCCGTTTGAACTTTGTCAAATTTTGGAAGCACTAAGAAAGCGTTGTTTGCCAG GTGCAAGAGTTGTGATTAGTCATCCACAAGGCAGGCAAGTGGTTGAAGAACAACAGAAAAAAATAGCCAGATGTGGTTGTTTCTAA
- the LOC107870380 gene encoding uncharacterized protein LOC107870380 isoform X2: MCVCIEEESRQVCTGCFVYNVGVQFLFANSRGCVTFQLPACIKEKYDMVKCWQGELIYVPEKWTPFDVVFLYFLPALPFELCQILEALRKRCLPGARVVISHPQGRQVVEEQQKKIARCGCF; encoded by the exons ATGTGTGTCTGTATCGAAGAAGAGAGTAGACAAGTCTGTACAG GTTGTTTTGTATATAACGTTGGTGTACAG TTTTTATTCGCTAACTCACGTGGTTGTGTTACATTTCAATTACCAG CGTGCATCAAGGAAAAATATGACATGGTTAAGTGCTGGCAAGGAGAACTGATATACGTACCAGAGAAGTGGACACCTTTTGATGTTGTTTTTCTCTACTTCCTTCCTGCATTGCCGTTTGAACTTTGTCAAATTTTGGAAGCACTAAGAAAGCGTTGTTTGCCAG GTGCAAGAGTTGTGATTAGTCATCCACAAGGCAGGCAAGTGGTTGAAGAACAACAGAAAAAAATAGCCAGATGTGGTTGTTTCTAA